One region of Mycobacterium riyadhense genomic DNA includes:
- a CDS encoding TetR/AcrR family transcriptional regulator — protein sequence MQQGRSNRDKLLDGALVCLRERGYGNTSSRDIARAAGVNVASINYHFGSKDALLDDALGRCFSTWNHRVQEAFDQSAATGPSGQIRAVLEATVDSFEEIRPAVYACVEAYAPALRSEALRERLAAGYADVRQRSVDLARAALRGTDVEPPENLPVIVSVLMAVIDGLMIQWIANPSATPRSAEVLEALAAIGAVVTSPLR from the coding sequence GTGCAACAGGGACGCAGCAACCGCGACAAGCTGCTGGATGGCGCCCTCGTTTGCCTACGGGAACGCGGCTATGGCAACACCAGCTCCCGCGACATCGCTCGCGCCGCAGGGGTGAATGTCGCGTCGATCAACTATCACTTCGGCAGCAAGGACGCGCTGCTCGACGATGCGTTGGGCCGGTGCTTTTCAACCTGGAACCACCGCGTGCAGGAGGCATTCGATCAGTCCGCGGCTACCGGTCCGTCCGGGCAGATCCGGGCGGTGTTGGAAGCCACCGTCGATTCGTTCGAGGAGATCCGGCCCGCGGTCTATGCGTGTGTTGAGGCGTACGCGCCGGCGCTGCGCTCGGAGGCTCTCCGCGAGCGCCTAGCTGCCGGCTACGCCGACGTCCGCCAACGTTCGGTCGATCTGGCTCGCGCGGCTCTCCGGGGCACCGACGTGGAGCCACCCGAAAACTTGCCCGTCATCGTCTCGGTACTGATGGCTGTCATCGATGGCCTGATGATTCAGTGGATTGCCAACCCGTCTGCCACCCCGCGGTCGGCCGAGGTTCTTGAAGCACTCGCCGCCATCGGCGCAGTCGTTACGTCGCCGTTGCGCTGA
- a CDS encoding nucleoside phosphorylase translates to MIADQGSYPLIAPKDFDAPSVFRPENLLREARRQKSLPAEPVPAVCVLDPDGDIVRHLARTGTGYRHSGWACYHTDMWVTHVDGHELGVVGMAVGAPFAVLVAEQLAASNAALVVSITSAGRIGGSETPPHFLLIERALRDEGTSAHYVAPGEWSYLAPGLQERLRNAFDDNGIRVIAGSSWTTDAPYRETALAIKEAQRRGIACVEMEAAALYAYASTAGRDVVCLAHITNTMAIDGDDFEKGIDNGVHESLVVAAAIAAAVIGSS, encoded by the coding sequence ATGATCGCCGACCAAGGCAGTTATCCACTGATCGCACCAAAGGACTTTGACGCGCCTTCGGTGTTTCGCCCCGAAAATCTGCTGCGTGAGGCTCGTCGCCAAAAGTCGCTCCCGGCGGAGCCCGTTCCGGCGGTGTGTGTTCTGGATCCCGACGGCGACATCGTCCGCCACCTGGCGCGAACCGGGACCGGATACCGTCACTCGGGCTGGGCGTGCTACCACACCGATATGTGGGTCACCCATGTCGATGGGCACGAACTCGGAGTTGTCGGAATGGCCGTCGGTGCGCCGTTTGCGGTGCTGGTAGCTGAGCAACTCGCCGCCTCTAACGCGGCGTTGGTTGTCAGTATCACGTCCGCGGGACGCATTGGTGGCAGCGAGACACCACCGCATTTCCTGCTCATCGAACGGGCCCTGCGCGACGAAGGAACCAGCGCGCATTATGTTGCGCCCGGTGAATGGAGTTATCTGGCTCCGGGACTACAGGAAAGGCTGCGAAATGCCTTCGACGACAATGGCATCCGGGTAATCGCAGGCAGCTCCTGGACGACAGATGCGCCCTACCGAGAAACCGCACTGGCAATCAAGGAAGCTCAGCGACGCGGGATCGCATGTGTCGAAATGGAAGCTGCGGCACTCTACGCCTATGCCTCCACGGCAGGTCGAGACGTGGTCTGCCTGGCGCATATCACCAACACGATGGCCATCGACGGCGACGACTTCGAAAAGGGCATCGACAACGGGGTCCACGAATCGCTCGTGGTTGCCGCCGCTATTGCCGCGGCCGTCATAGGCTCGTCCTAG
- a CDS encoding cytochrome P450 has protein sequence MTAALPPGPRLPRYVQSVLYLKFRERFLPAMHRKYGDVFSLRVPPYADNLVVYTRPEHIKEIFAADPKLLHGGEGNQILGLVMGEHSVLTTDEAEHARMRSLLMPAFTRAALHGYRDMIASVAREHITRWSIDASINSLDCMNALTLDVILRVVFGVTDPNVKAELTSRLQDIINIRPAIFAGIRYPWLKRVNPWKRFFDGQRKIDTILYREIASRRSVSDLNTRTDVLSRLLQTKDTSTAPLTDAELRDQLITLLLAGHETTAAALSWTLWELAQAPDIQDQVASAAVAGDDGFLEAVLKEGMRRHTVIASTARKVTAPTEIGGWRLPAGTVVNTSILLAHANAASHPDPTEFRPDRFLDGSVAPNTWLPFGGGVRRCLGFGFALTEGVVILQEIFRQFAVSAAGPQKGERPLVRNITTVPKHGAQLRLTPQRSLV, from the coding sequence GTGACCGCGGCGCTGCCACCCGGGCCGCGGCTACCCCGTTACGTGCAAAGCGTGCTGTATCTGAAGTTTCGGGAACGATTCCTGCCTGCGATGCACCGCAAGTACGGAGACGTGTTCTCGTTACGGGTGCCCCCGTATGCCGACAACCTCGTGGTCTACACCCGCCCCGAACACATCAAGGAGATTTTTGCGGCCGATCCGAAGTTGCTCCACGGAGGCGAAGGCAATCAGATCCTTGGTCTCGTCATGGGCGAGCACTCGGTGCTGACGACCGACGAAGCCGAGCATGCGCGCATGCGCTCGCTGCTGATGCCCGCATTCACCCGGGCCGCGCTGCATGGATACCGCGACATGATCGCCTCCGTTGCCCGTGAGCACATCACGCGATGGTCTATCGATGCCAGCATCAACAGCCTTGACTGCATGAATGCACTCACCCTCGACGTCATCCTGCGCGTCGTTTTCGGCGTCACCGACCCAAATGTCAAGGCCGAGTTGACCAGTCGCCTGCAGGACATCATCAACATTCGTCCCGCGATCTTCGCGGGCATTCGGTACCCGTGGCTTAAACGCGTGAACCCGTGGAAGCGCTTCTTCGACGGCCAGCGCAAAATCGACACCATCCTCTACCGCGAAATCGCCTCCCGTCGCAGTGTTTCCGACCTGAACACCCGCACAGACGTGTTGTCCCGACTTCTGCAAACCAAGGACACGTCCACAGCGCCCTTGACCGATGCCGAGCTCCGCGATCAACTCATCACCCTGTTACTGGCCGGCCATGAAACAACCGCCGCGGCCCTGTCCTGGACGCTATGGGAACTTGCCCAGGCACCCGACATCCAAGACCAGGTCGCATCTGCGGCCGTAGCCGGTGATGACGGGTTCCTGGAGGCGGTCCTCAAAGAGGGGATGCGCCGGCATACGGTAATCGCTTCTACTGCAAGGAAAGTCACTGCTCCAACAGAGATCGGCGGCTGGCGATTGCCCGCGGGGACGGTGGTCAACACGTCGATCCTGCTGGCCCATGCGAACGCGGCATCACACCCTGACCCCACCGAGTTCCGTCCCGACCGGTTTCTCGACGGCAGCGTGGCGCCCAACACCTGGCTCCCATTCGGTGGAGGCGTGCGCCGCTGCCTCGGTTTCGGATTCGCGCTCACCGAGGGGGTAGTCATCCTGCAAGAGATCTTTCGGCAGTTCGCTGTCAGTGCTGCGGGACCCCAGAAGGGCGAGAGACCCTTGGTGCGAAATATCACCACCGTCCCCAAACATGGTGCACAACTGCGGCTTACGCCGCAACGCAGCCTGGTCTAG
- a CDS encoding UDP-glucose dehydrogenase family protein, which produces MRCTVFGTGYLGATHAVGMAELGHEVVGVDIDPGKVAKLAGGDIPFYEPGLRKLLTDNLAAGRLRFTTDYDMAAEFADVHFLGVGTPQKKGEYGADLCHVHAVIDALVPRLTRASILVGKSTVPVGTAAELGRRANALAPNGIDVEVAWNPEFLREGFAVRDTLNPDRIVLGVQDDSTRAEAAVRELYGPLLDSGVPFLVTDLQTAELVKVSANAFLATKISFINAVSEVCEAAGADVSLLADALGYDTRIGRQCLNAGLGFGGGCLPKDIRAFMARAGELGADQALTFLREVDSINMRRRTRMVELATVACGGSLLGANIAVLGAAFKPESDDVRDSPALNVAGQLQLNGAAVNVYDPKALENANRLFPTLNYAVSVAEACERADAVLVLTEWREFVDLDPDDLADRVRARVIVDGRNCLDVVRWQQAGWRLFRLGSRRP; this is translated from the coding sequence ATGCGATGCACCGTATTCGGCACCGGCTACCTGGGTGCTACCCACGCCGTCGGCATGGCAGAGCTGGGACACGAGGTCGTCGGGGTCGATATCGACCCGGGCAAGGTAGCCAAGCTCGCCGGGGGCGATATTCCCTTCTACGAGCCCGGGTTGCGAAAGCTGTTGACTGACAACCTCGCAGCGGGACGATTGCGGTTCACCACCGACTACGACATGGCGGCCGAATTCGCCGATGTGCATTTCCTTGGAGTTGGCACGCCGCAAAAGAAAGGCGAATATGGCGCCGATCTGTGCCACGTCCACGCCGTCATCGATGCGCTGGTGCCGCGTCTGACCAGGGCATCGATCCTCGTCGGCAAGTCGACGGTCCCGGTAGGGACCGCGGCCGAGTTGGGCCGCCGTGCCAACGCGTTGGCACCCAACGGAATCGACGTCGAAGTTGCCTGGAATCCGGAGTTCCTCCGCGAGGGCTTCGCGGTGCGCGACACCCTCAATCCGGATCGCATTGTGCTTGGGGTGCAAGATGATTCGACTCGCGCCGAGGCAGCCGTGCGCGAGCTGTACGGCCCGCTGCTGGACTCGGGTGTGCCCTTCCTGGTGACCGACCTGCAGACCGCGGAGTTGGTCAAGGTTTCCGCGAATGCCTTTCTGGCGACCAAGATCTCATTCATCAACGCGGTTTCGGAGGTATGCGAGGCGGCGGGTGCCGATGTCAGTCTGTTAGCCGACGCGCTGGGCTACGACACCCGTATCGGACGCCAATGCCTCAACGCGGGCTTGGGTTTCGGTGGCGGCTGCCTGCCTAAGGACATCCGGGCGTTCATGGCCCGCGCCGGCGAACTGGGAGCCGATCAGGCGCTGACGTTCCTGCGCGAAGTAGACAGCATCAACATGCGCCGGCGCACCCGGATGGTCGAACTCGCCACCGTCGCATGCGGCGGTTCGCTGCTGGGGGCCAATATCGCAGTGCTGGGCGCGGCGTTCAAACCCGAATCCGATGATGTACGGGACTCACCTGCGCTCAATGTCGCGGGCCAGCTGCAGCTCAACGGCGCCGCGGTCAACGTGTACGACCCGAAAGCCCTAGAGAACGCCAACCGCCTATTCCCCACGCTGAACTACGCGGTGTCGGTCGCGGAGGCCTGCGAGCGCGCGGATGCCGTGCTGGTGCTTACTGAATGGCGGGAGTTCGTCGACCTCGACCCCGACGACTTGGCCGACCGGGTGCGGGCCCGCGTCATCGTCGACGGCCGCAATTGCCTGGATGTTGTTCGCTGGCAGCAAGCCGGGTGGCGGCTATTCCGGCTGGGTTCGCGCCGCCCGTAG
- a CDS encoding class I SAM-dependent methyltransferase produces the protein MKTSRSIRRYLSSQAARPSGAFGRLLGRIWPMETAGVNRIAVELLEPAPGERICEIGFGPGRTLGLLAAVGAEVIGVEVSDTMMTIAARRNAKYIATGLISLYRGDGTTLPIADRSVDKVISVHNFYFWPDPSASLSDIHRTLRPGGRLVLTSLSTDQPLPTRFDPSIYRVPTLDHTLEWLRLVGFSNIGIERRPDHPSTVWLSATAT, from the coding sequence ATGAAGACTAGCCGTTCGATTCGGAGGTACTTGTCGAGTCAGGCGGCCCGGCCAAGCGGCGCATTCGGTCGGCTGCTGGGACGGATTTGGCCAATGGAGACGGCCGGCGTCAATCGCATAGCTGTCGAACTTCTCGAACCGGCGCCCGGTGAGCGAATCTGCGAAATCGGCTTCGGCCCCGGCCGAACCCTTGGTCTACTCGCCGCTGTCGGCGCAGAGGTGATCGGCGTGGAAGTCTCCGACACCATGATGACAATCGCCGCTCGCCGGAATGCGAAATACATTGCGACTGGACTTATCTCGCTGTATCGCGGGGACGGAACAACTCTGCCGATCGCCGACCGCAGCGTCGACAAGGTCATCAGCGTGCACAACTTTTACTTCTGGCCCGATCCCAGCGCCAGCCTGTCCGACATACATAGAACACTGCGGCCCGGCGGTCGACTCGTCTTGACCTCACTATCCACCGACCAACCGCTCCCCACGCGTTTCGACCCATCGATCTATCGCGTGCCCACCCTCGATCACACTTTGGAGTGGCTTCGCCTCGTCGGCTTCAGCAATATCGGTATTGAGCGCCGGCCGGACCATCCGTCCACCGTCTGGCTCAGCGCAACGGCGACGTAA
- the mddA gene encoding methanethiol S-methyltransferase, with product MNRSLIVGYGAICYMTFLAAFLYSIGFVGNMVVPRTIDNGIAASTAEAVAVNVLLLSAFALQHSVMARPGFKRRWTRLVPAAIERSTYVLLSSLLLFLLFWQWRTMPAIVWNVSWPPGKLALHALFWLGWLVVLTSTFMINHFDLFGLRQVYLAWREQSYTDLEFRATMLYRLVRHPLMLGFIVAFWATPSMSAGHLLFAVTTTAYILVVLPIEEHDLGRALGDEYQQYRTRVPMLIPGLRVRKHRTRD from the coding sequence ATGAACCGGTCACTCATAGTCGGATACGGCGCGATCTGTTACATGACCTTCCTGGCGGCCTTCCTCTACTCCATCGGTTTCGTCGGGAACATGGTCGTGCCGCGCACCATCGACAACGGCATCGCCGCATCCACCGCCGAGGCGGTTGCGGTCAACGTTCTTCTGCTCTCAGCGTTCGCGCTGCAGCACAGCGTGATGGCAAGACCGGGTTTCAAGCGACGGTGGACACGGCTGGTACCCGCTGCCATCGAGCGCAGCACTTACGTGCTGTTGTCGAGCCTGTTGTTGTTTCTTCTGTTTTGGCAGTGGCGGACGATGCCTGCGATCGTCTGGAATGTCAGCTGGCCGCCCGGGAAGCTTGCCCTGCACGCGCTGTTCTGGCTCGGATGGCTCGTCGTGCTCACATCGACGTTCATGATCAACCATTTCGACCTGTTCGGGCTGCGACAGGTCTATCTGGCTTGGCGAGAACAGTCCTACACAGACCTGGAATTCCGCGCCACGATGCTCTATCGGCTGGTGCGACACCCGCTCATGCTGGGTTTCATAGTGGCCTTCTGGGCAACACCGTCGATGAGCGCTGGGCATCTGCTGTTCGCCGTAACGACGACTGCCTACATCTTGGTCGTCTTGCCAATCGAAGAGCACGACCTGGGCCGCGCACTGGGCGATGAATACCAGCAGTACCGCACCCGTGTGCCCATGCTCATCCCCGGGCTTCGCGTGCGAAAGCACCGAACGCGCGATTAG
- a CDS encoding class I SAM-dependent methyltransferase → MRQLLSDGQSELADAQYEHWQDTYLAHPDMYGSGPSEPAVYAASVFEAEGVARVLELAAGHGRDALFFAHRGFTVVATDFSDVAIAQMGRTAQAQGVAARVHAMVHDMRNPLPLRSGSIDGAFAHMALCMALSTSEIRTIVDEVGRVLKPGGKFIYTVRHTGDAHYRTGHCHGDDIFECGGFAVHFFSRELVESLAADWILDDVQAFEEGELPRRLWRVTATKRD, encoded by the coding sequence GTGAGGCAACTGTTGTCCGACGGACAGTCGGAGCTAGCCGATGCGCAGTACGAACACTGGCAGGACACCTACCTAGCACATCCGGACATGTACGGGTCCGGCCCGTCAGAGCCGGCGGTGTACGCGGCCAGTGTGTTCGAGGCCGAGGGCGTCGCGCGGGTACTCGAATTAGCGGCCGGGCATGGCCGTGACGCCCTCTTTTTCGCTCATCGGGGCTTCACAGTGGTGGCCACCGACTTCAGCGACGTGGCGATCGCACAGATGGGCCGAACGGCCCAGGCTCAAGGCGTGGCCGCGCGGGTGCATGCAATGGTGCATGACATGCGCAATCCGCTGCCCCTGCGGAGCGGCTCCATTGACGGCGCTTTTGCGCACATGGCGTTGTGTATGGCGCTGTCCACCAGTGAAATTCGGACAATAGTCGACGAGGTCGGTCGGGTGTTGAAGCCAGGCGGAAAGTTCATCTACACCGTTCGGCACACCGGCGATGCGCATTACCGAACCGGGCATTGCCACGGTGACGACATCTTCGAGTGCGGTGGCTTTGCCGTGCACTTCTTCAGCCGCGAATTAGTGGAGAGCCTGGCTGCCGATTGGATACTCGACGACGTGCAGGCTTTCGAAGAAGGTGAGCTCCCTCGGCGGCTATGGCGCGTCACCGCGACCAAACGCGACTAG
- a CDS encoding DUF7159 family protein → MDTVLGVSVAPTAVRMVLVEGENGDGATVDEDNFALNAEAAEPDAVTANAAEQVISAILGTREGAAEGGYQLASTGVTWTDPIQAAALRDALVNRKIENVMLVSAFLAAAALAQAVGNATNYAHTALLFIEPDTATLAVVDSADGSIADIHRQPLPDDDDVAVAQLTDIVSGVEELETHPDAVFLVGSDVDIPLIKPTLEAATSLPVTAPEEPETALARGAALASANTPLFVSSTAARAYAQDPGTGGLDPYTLDAAYFEDVADAVDTGDGALAYSAVPDSVDHRQADRHERKSFALIGSVLASIFVIGVAALVAALAISIRSTSGVRPDPGHNVVAPTPPALEAPAPAPQAPAPVPQAPAPVPQAPAPVPQAPAPVPQAPAPVPQAPAPMPVAPAPVPVPAPAAPAPGPVPIPIPVQIPGPPIIGPQLPFDPPGRGGGGGGGRGGGKPPGIGKFPGGGKPPDIGKLPGGGKFPGGKGGGGRGGFNIPGIPGL, encoded by the coding sequence TTGGACACCGTACTTGGTGTGTCAGTAGCGCCAACGGCCGTCCGGATGGTGCTGGTTGAAGGTGAGAACGGCGATGGTGCAACCGTCGATGAAGACAACTTTGCGCTGAACGCTGAAGCTGCCGAACCGGATGCCGTTACGGCCAACGCCGCCGAGCAGGTGATCTCTGCGATCCTGGGTACCAGGGAGGGCGCCGCCGAGGGCGGTTACCAGCTGGCGTCGACCGGTGTCACCTGGACAGACCCCATCCAGGCCGCCGCGCTTCGCGACGCGTTGGTCAACCGCAAGATCGAGAACGTCATGCTGGTCTCGGCGTTTCTGGCCGCGGCTGCGCTGGCTCAAGCGGTCGGCAATGCAACCAACTACGCCCACACAGCGCTGCTGTTCATCGAGCCTGACACCGCGACCTTGGCGGTGGTCGACAGCGCCGATGGTTCTATCGCCGACATTCATCGGCAGCCGCTGCCCGACGACGATGACGTCGCGGTGGCTCAGCTGACGGACATAGTCTCCGGTGTCGAGGAGCTGGAGACGCATCCAGACGCGGTGTTTCTCGTCGGCTCTGATGTCGACATCCCGTTGATCAAGCCAACGCTGGAAGCCGCGACCTCGCTTCCGGTGACTGCGCCCGAGGAGCCGGAAACGGCGTTAGCGCGCGGGGCGGCGCTGGCGTCGGCGAACACGCCGCTGTTCGTGTCCTCCACGGCGGCGCGGGCCTACGCGCAGGATCCGGGCACGGGTGGACTCGACCCATACACGCTTGACGCCGCCTACTTCGAGGACGTCGCCGACGCCGTGGATACCGGCGACGGTGCGCTGGCGTACAGCGCCGTCCCAGATTCTGTCGATCATCGCCAGGCCGATCGGCACGAACGGAAGTCTTTCGCCCTAATCGGTAGCGTGCTGGCGTCGATCTTCGTCATTGGAGTGGCGGCACTGGTCGCGGCGCTGGCGATCAGTATCCGGTCAACGTCCGGTGTCCGGCCTGATCCAGGCCATAACGTCGTCGCCCCCACTCCGCCGGCGCTCGAAGCTCCCGCTCCTGCTCCGCAAGCTCCGGCACCAGTCCCCCAAGCTCCGGCGCCAGTTCCTCAGGCTCCGGCGCCAGTTCCTCAGGCTCCGGCGCCGGTGCCCCAGGCTCCTGCGCCGGTGCCTCAGGCCCCAGCCCCGATGCCGGTGGCTCCCGCACCGGTACCTGTTCCGGCGCCTGCTGCACCCGCCCCCGGTCCGGTGCCCATTCCGATTCCCGTTCAGATACCGGGGCCCCCGATCATCGGTCCGCAGTTGCCGTTCGACCCCCCTGGTAGGGGCGGGGGCGGGGGCGGGGGCCGCGGCGGTGGTAAGCCGCCTGGCATCGGCAAGTTCCCCGGTGGCGGCAAGCCTCCTGACATCGGCAAGTTGCCCGGCGGCGGAAAGTTCCCAGGCGGTAAGGGCGGCGGCGGTCGCGGCGGGTTCAACATCCCGGGGATCCCGGGCCTGTAA
- a CDS encoding ArsR/SmtB family transcription factor, with the protein MTGPADRKAALLEQIARVGKALGNGRRLQILDLLAQGERTVEAIATATGMNLTTASANLQALKSGGLVTARRDGTRQYYRLAGEDVARLFALVQTVADEHLADVAMAAADVLGSPEDAITSEELVRRRDAGDVTLVDVRPHEEYQAGHIPGAINIPLAELAERLAELPADRDIVAYCRGAFCVMAPDAVRIARKAGRGVKRLDNGMLEWRLAGLPVDEGAAVGS; encoded by the coding sequence ATGACCGGGCCAGCCGATCGCAAAGCGGCACTATTGGAGCAGATCGCCCGGGTGGGCAAGGCGCTAGGTAACGGGCGGCGGTTGCAGATCCTCGACTTGCTCGCCCAGGGTGAGCGCACGGTCGAGGCCATCGCGACCGCTACGGGGATGAACCTGACCACAGCGTCGGCGAATCTGCAGGCGCTGAAGAGTGGCGGGCTGGTCACGGCCCGTCGTGACGGGACCCGGCAGTATTACCGCCTTGCAGGGGAAGACGTGGCAAGGTTGTTTGCGCTGGTGCAAACCGTCGCCGACGAACATCTGGCGGACGTGGCCATGGCGGCCGCGGACGTGCTTGGCTCCCCAGAAGATGCGATCACGAGCGAGGAACTGGTGCGCCGGCGCGACGCGGGCGACGTCACGCTCGTCGACGTGCGACCGCACGAGGAGTACCAGGCAGGTCATATCCCGGGCGCCATCAACATCCCGTTAGCCGAGCTTGCCGAACGGCTCGCCGAACTACCGGCCGACCGCGACATCGTCGCCTATTGCCGTGGCGCCTTCTGCGTTATGGCGCCGGACGCTGTCCGTATTGCTCGCAAGGCGGGCCGGGGAGTGAAGCGACTCGACAACGGAATGCTCGAATGGCGTTTGGCTGGACTGCCGGTTGACGAGGGTGCAGCGGTCGGGAGCTAA
- a CDS encoding TetR/AcrR family transcriptional regulator yields MARTIPADRFPAVIAASARVFITHGYRRTQMQDVANALALAKGTLYGYAQGKAALFAAAVRYGDAHVPVPPPTDLPVAAPDDGEIAALVSQRLTSEVADMRLTQALQQALPPNATAADGRAELAGIVTDLYGRLARHRIALKLVDRCATELPDLARVWFGTGRDAQVDAVQTYLLSREGTGQLRLPGPAPVVARTIVELCALWAVHRHFDPSPGPWSITRPGVTDDNTVAATLAEIVVRATCAADED; encoded by the coding sequence GTGGCCCGCACGATCCCGGCAGATCGGTTCCCGGCGGTCATCGCTGCCTCGGCGCGGGTGTTCATCACCCACGGTTACCGGCGCACCCAGATGCAGGACGTGGCCAACGCGCTCGCCCTGGCGAAGGGCACGCTGTACGGCTACGCACAGGGTAAGGCTGCGCTGTTCGCGGCGGCCGTGCGCTACGGCGACGCTCATGTACCTGTGCCGCCACCGACCGATCTGCCGGTGGCGGCTCCCGACGACGGCGAGATCGCAGCTTTGGTTTCGCAACGACTCACCAGCGAGGTCGCCGACATGAGGCTCACACAGGCGTTGCAACAAGCATTGCCCCCCAATGCGACAGCTGCGGACGGGCGAGCCGAACTCGCCGGTATCGTCACCGACCTCTACGGCCGACTTGCCCGGCACCGAATCGCACTCAAGCTGGTGGACCGTTGTGCGACTGAGCTACCCGACCTGGCCCGGGTTTGGTTCGGCACCGGCCGCGATGCCCAGGTTGATGCCGTCCAAACCTACCTACTAAGCCGGGAGGGTACCGGCCAGCTGCGGTTGCCCGGGCCGGCGCCGGTGGTCGCACGCACCATCGTCGAGCTCTGCGCGTTGTGGGCCGTGCACCGTCACTTCGATCCGTCTCCAGGGCCTTGGTCCATCACCCGGCCAGGCGTGACCGACGACAACACGGTGGCCGCGACACTGGCCGAGATTGTTGTTCGAGCCACCTGCGCAGCTGATGAAGACTAG
- a CDS encoding NAD(P)/FAD-dependent oxidoreductase: MSKTVLILGAGVGGLTTADTVRQLLPPEDRVILVDNGFDGTLGLSLLWVLRGSRRPDEVRIRATAASLPGVELVTATVDRIEIPGQAVHTDHGVIGYDALVIALGAALNTEGVPGLADALDTGVASQFYTLDGAAELHAKVEALERGRIAVLVAGVPFKCPAAPFEAAFLIAAQLGDRFADGTVLIDTFTPDPLPMPVAGPQVGEELVAMLKDRGIGFHPRKTITRIDSTETTLHFDDGTSEPFDLLAVVPPHVPSAAARSTGLSEAGWIPVDPHTLSTTVDNVWALGDATVLTLPNGRPLPKAAVFAEAQAGVVAHGVAGYLGYDVPERLFTGEGACYVETGDGQAAKGDGKFLSTPAPSVTLYPPSREFHEEKVAQERAWLDRWNT; this comes from the coding sequence ATGAGCAAGACAGTTCTCATCCTCGGCGCCGGTGTCGGTGGCCTCACCACAGCCGACACAGTGCGTCAGCTGCTCCCGCCCGAGGATCGGGTCATATTGGTAGACAACGGCTTCGACGGGACGCTGGGTTTGTCGCTGCTGTGGGTGCTGCGGGGCTCGCGTCGGCCCGACGAGGTCCGTATCCGGGCCACCGCAGCATCGCTGCCCGGTGTCGAGTTGGTCACCGCGACAGTGGACCGCATCGAGATCCCGGGCCAGGCGGTGCATACCGATCATGGCGTCATCGGATACGACGCGTTGGTGATCGCATTGGGTGCGGCGCTGAACACTGAGGGTGTTCCGGGCCTGGCGGACGCGCTCGACACCGGCGTTGCCAGCCAGTTCTACACACTCGACGGTGCTGCGGAGTTGCATGCAAAGGTCGAGGCCCTCGAGCGCGGCCGGATCGCTGTGCTCGTCGCGGGGGTGCCGTTCAAATGCCCCGCCGCACCGTTCGAGGCGGCGTTCCTTATCGCTGCCCAACTCGGCGACCGCTTCGCAGATGGAACCGTACTGATCGACACTTTTACACCCGACCCGTTGCCGATGCCCGTCGCGGGACCCCAGGTCGGCGAGGAATTGGTTGCGATGCTCAAGGATCGGGGTATCGGATTTCATCCACGCAAGACGATCACCCGGATCGATTCCACCGAAACGACACTGCACTTTGACGACGGCACCTCCGAACCGTTCGACCTGCTCGCGGTGGTTCCGCCGCACGTGCCGTCGGCCGCGGCTCGGTCGACCGGCCTGAGCGAGGCCGGGTGGATTCCGGTGGACCCGCACACCCTGTCCACTACGGTGGACAACGTGTGGGCTCTCGGTGACGCGACCGTGCTGACCCTGCCGAATGGCAGGCCGCTGCCTAAGGCGGCGGTGTTCGCCGAAGCCCAGGCTGGAGTTGTCGCCCACGGCGTCGCTGGCTACCTGGGCTACGACGTGCCCGAACGCTTGTTCACCGGAGAGGGTGCCTGCTATGTCGAGACCGGCGACGGCCAGGCCGCGAAGGGCGATGGCAAATTCCTCAGCACCCCCGCACCGTCGGTGACGTTGTACCCGCCGTCGCGGGAGTTCCACGAGGAGAAGGTCGCGCAGGAACGAGCCTGGCTGGATCGCTGGAACACCTGA